In Paenibacillus hexagrammi, the following are encoded in one genomic region:
- a CDS encoding DUF6463 family protein produces the protein MVNGIKRQMGLTLMLTGFLHTIVGLILFFKQLLPMISEGLWNTVRHGEWERGTAFWFIMFGFVLIVLGYLADWIMKKAGIPAPSIFGWMLLAICLIGVIVMPVSGFWLGLPQALILLLK, from the coding sequence ATGGTGAATGGAATCAAACGGCAAATGGGTCTGACGCTGATGCTAACAGGGTTCCTTCATACAATCGTCGGGCTGATCTTATTTTTCAAGCAGCTTCTTCCGATGATCTCCGAAGGATTATGGAACACCGTGAGGCATGGGGAGTGGGAACGCGGAACCGCGTTTTGGTTCATCATGTTCGGCTTTGTGCTGATCGTCCTCGGCTATTTGGCGGACTGGATCATGAAAAAGGCTGGAATCCCGGCTCCTTCCATTTTCGGATGGATGCTGCTCGCGATATGCCTGATTGGGGTAATCGTGATGCCAGTATCCGGTTTCTGGCTGGGGTTACCGCAGGCTTTGATTCTTCTGCTGAAGTGA
- a CDS encoding MarR family winged helix-turn-helix transcriptional regulator yields MQQLYELFLRTGLRPFAFMNGTLQLEQKVNRSELATLLILQFKGDLPMSELAAEMGAPLSSLTSIAKRLERKGYIARATSAQDQRVKLVTLTREGLQLAVEWENVMLELLGKLQTALTTDEIEQLTTLLLKAARVFQDEGSSMAQNVKSQPVKIPIEE; encoded by the coding sequence ATGCAGCAGCTATATGAACTTTTCCTCAGGACCGGTCTACGTCCTTTCGCATTCATGAACGGTACTCTGCAGCTAGAACAAAAGGTTAACCGCTCCGAGCTGGCCACACTGCTGATCTTGCAATTCAAAGGTGATTTGCCAATGTCGGAGTTAGCCGCAGAGATGGGGGCTCCGCTAAGCTCCTTAACCAGCATTGCGAAACGCTTGGAGCGCAAGGGCTATATCGCGCGGGCAACATCGGCTCAGGACCAGCGAGTGAAGCTCGTTACGCTAACACGCGAGGGACTGCAGTTGGCAGTGGAATGGGAGAACGTGATGCTTGAACTTCTTGGCAAGCTGCAGACAGCATTGACTACAGATGAGATTGAGCAGCTGACGACCCTTCTTTTAAAAGCAGCGCGTGTTTTTCAGGATGAGGGCTCGAGCATGGCGCAGAACGTGAAATCACAGCCAGTGAAAATACCCATTGAGGAATAA
- a CDS encoding Gfo/Idh/MocA family protein has translation MLKKYVLVGAGGRARFFYSAIATDFRDSAELAAFCDINQTRMDYAKHLLADKYGYSEVRTYKANEFDIMIENEKPDAVIVTSVDRTHHTYIIRALELGCDVITEKPMTVDEEKCRQILEAVERTGRNVRVAFNYRYAPHHTKVRELIEDGAIGEVNSVHFEWLLNTKHGADYFRRWHRDKRNSGGLLVHKSTHHFDLVSFWIGSEPDTVFAFGDLLFYGRDNAEKRGITRFYDRATGNPLAEDDPFALHLDRNGRLKAMYLDAEHEDGYHRDQNVFGDGISIEDTMGVLVRYKNKAILTYSLNAYSPWEGYRIAFNGSKGRLEMTIMEQSYVNSGGDKSQEGALKNKEIRMFPMFGKPYDIEVENGIGGHGGGDNLLLNDIFGEPKEDKYKRAANHSDGARSILVGIAANRAIRTGLPVKIAELM, from the coding sequence ATCCTAAAAAAATATGTTCTTGTCGGAGCGGGCGGTCGAGCGCGATTCTTCTATTCCGCCATTGCAACCGATTTTCGGGACTCAGCGGAGTTGGCGGCTTTCTGCGACATCAACCAGACCCGGATGGATTACGCCAAACACCTGCTAGCCGATAAGTATGGATATTCGGAGGTTCGTACCTATAAAGCCAATGAATTCGACATCATGATCGAAAATGAGAAGCCCGACGCCGTTATCGTCACTAGTGTCGATCGTACGCATCACACTTACATCATCCGCGCCTTGGAGCTCGGATGTGATGTGATTACGGAGAAGCCGATGACGGTCGATGAGGAAAAATGCCGTCAAATCCTTGAAGCTGTAGAGAGAACGGGACGCAATGTGCGCGTTGCATTCAATTACCGCTATGCGCCTCATCATACAAAAGTCCGCGAGCTGATCGAAGACGGGGCTATAGGCGAAGTAAACTCCGTGCACTTCGAATGGCTCTTGAACACGAAGCACGGCGCCGATTATTTTCGGCGCTGGCACCGCGATAAACGGAACAGCGGAGGTCTGCTTGTCCACAAATCGACCCATCATTTCGATCTAGTCAGTTTCTGGATCGGTTCCGAACCGGACACCGTATTCGCCTTTGGCGATTTGCTCTTCTATGGCCGAGATAATGCGGAAAAGCGCGGAATCACCCGATTCTACGACCGTGCAACGGGCAATCCGCTGGCCGAGGACGATCCTTTTGCACTTCATTTGGACAGAAACGGGAGACTCAAAGCGATGTATCTCGACGCTGAGCACGAGGATGGCTATCATCGCGATCAAAATGTTTTCGGCGACGGGATTAGCATTGAAGATACGATGGGGGTACTCGTTCGCTATAAGAACAAAGCTATTTTGACCTATTCGTTGAATGCTTATAGTCCTTGGGAAGGATATCGTATTGCGTTTAACGGAAGCAAAGGCAGGCTGGAAATGACGATTATGGAACAATCGTATGTGAATTCCGGCGGTGACAAGTCGCAGGAAGGCGCGCTCAAGAACAAAGAGATTCGGATGTTTCCTATGTTCGGCAAGCCCTATGACATTGAGGTGGAAAATGGAATTGGCGGACATGGCGGAGGCGACAATCTGCTTCTGAACGATATTTTCGGTGAACCAAAGGAAGACAAGTACAAAAGGGCTGCTAATCATAGCGACGGCGCCCGTTCCATACTTGTCGGAATAGCGGCAAACCGAGCGATACGTACGGGACTTCCAGTTAAAATTGCAGAATTAATGTAA
- a CDS encoding aldose 1-epimerase: protein MSRYTAQSIMKEGYSVIVLNDAHHDATAEVIPEAGNNLYRFESGGHEVILQPVSLKMLRNEPFANFKYGTPILFPPNRVKNGRFIFRGRTYCFPLNEPPSNHLHGEICSRAWEVLEYGATEELGAYVVSRFRYELHSDIMAYFPHSITFTFTYRLFEGRLHLNGTIVNEGEDEAPFAFGLHPYFSIPFDGGEELMLTVPAMEEWPVTNEAFVTGRPSITPFSRSLKEGVAISSYPQLGCSLLSLEEEDGNRVCRLEMKDRGYSIAYQIDRQFPFMVLFRPDWASAFSLEPYTAVTDAFNLPYEHELTGVRGIRSREEVSFRTCLWVDSFL from the coding sequence ATGAGTCGATATACGGCCCAATCAATCATGAAAGAAGGATATTCCGTTATTGTTTTAAACGACGCACATCATGATGCTACTGCCGAAGTCATACCGGAAGCCGGGAACAATCTGTATCGCTTCGAAAGCGGCGGGCATGAAGTCATTTTGCAGCCGGTTAGTTTGAAAATGTTACGAAATGAACCATTTGCCAATTTTAAATACGGCACTCCCATCTTATTTCCACCCAATCGTGTGAAGAATGGGCGGTTTATATTTCGCGGACGAACCTATTGTTTTCCTCTAAACGAACCGCCCTCTAACCATTTGCATGGCGAAATTTGCTCCAGAGCATGGGAAGTTCTTGAATATGGGGCAACAGAAGAACTCGGAGCTTATGTGGTCAGCCGATTCCGTTATGAGCTGCATTCGGATATCATGGCTTATTTCCCTCATTCCATTACGTTTACCTTTACATACCGTCTCTTTGAGGGGCGTTTACATTTGAACGGAACCATTGTGAACGAAGGGGAGGACGAAGCGCCTTTCGCTTTTGGGCTGCATCCTTATTTTTCAATTCCTTTTGATGGCGGAGAGGAGCTTATGCTTACGGTTCCAGCGATGGAGGAATGGCCGGTGACGAACGAAGCTTTTGTGACAGGCAGGCCGAGTATTACACCGTTTAGCCGTTCCTTAAAAGAAGGGGTCGCAATTTCAAGCTATCCTCAGCTAGGTTGTTCTCTATTGTCCTTGGAAGAAGAGGATGGGAACCGGGTATGCCGTCTTGAGATGAAGGATCGCGGGTATTCGATTGCTTATCAAATCGACCGTCAATTTCCTTTTATGGTATTGTTCCGCCCGGATTGGGCCTCGGCGTTTTCGCTAGAGCCTTACACAGCGGTTACGGATGCGTTCAATCTGCCTTATGAACATGAGCTTACAGGTGTCAGGGGAATCCGCTCACGTGAAGAGGTCAGTTTTCGTACCTGCTTATGGGTGGATTCCTTCCTATGA
- a CDS encoding glycoside hydrolase family 78 protein — MSLIVAGCLTEYTNNPLGIDVRRPRLFWRLQSNRRSVVQSAYQVLVATTLELLEQGKANLWDSGKVASNESVHIIYAGAQLQSCQSCYWKVRVWDDEGQVSEWSETAFWTMGLLSRGDWKARWIGRKAETDVEMQPSPYFRKSFQITKAVRRAYVYSTALGLYDLRLNGQRVGALFAPGWTDYDRRVQVQAYDISDKLKSGENVIGVILGDGWYSGTVGFLGSRVYGERPFMLLQAHIEYEDGTNELVITDSSWKTSKGPILYSDLIKGEAYDAMLERAGWDQPGYTEDEAWETPDVRAGYNGMLVATLEPPVRIVQTRKPVSIRRTESGSFIYDMGQNMVGWTELKVQGPRGTKVTVSHAEMLNPDGSLYLDNLREAVQQNHYTLKGAGEERYEPHFTFHGFRYVELIGYPGEADLESILGKVIHSDMRETGRLETNDTMVNQLYANITWGQRGNFLSVPTDCPQRDERLGWTGDAQIFARTAAYNMDVSRFFTKYMQDVADSQLPSGAFTDVAPDAGWIRHKMWNTELNWFAPDNAGWGDAGVIIPWTLYLMYGDTRILETHYDSMVRWVEYLQDNSDGYVRPDYANYGDWLSIDADTPKEVLATAYFAYSTKLLAQIAGILGREKDQNRFEMLFTSIAQAFRNAFVDGDGHIHGGTQTVYVLALQFGLLSDEQKKQAVQHVTADIRLRRTRLSTGFLGVGYLLPALSDHDQLEVAYSLLTQEEFPSWMYSIKHGATTIWERWDGWTEHKGFQTPSMNSFNHYSLGSVGEWMFRFMAGIEADPVAPGFKNTIIRPRAGGRLNSVQASYDSLYGRVEVSWSLSGQATFRLEVTIPANTSAIVYVPGRVLAIDGVKSTDVYGDITLEGCVPLPDQRTGESSYQLGSGRYTFESTLTALGASV; from the coding sequence GTGAGCCTAATTGTTGCTGGTTGTTTAACGGAATATACGAATAACCCGTTGGGGATTGATGTTAGACGGCCGCGCTTGTTCTGGAGACTGCAATCGAATAGACGGTCGGTTGTCCAGTCCGCTTATCAAGTGTTGGTCGCAACGACATTGGAGCTTCTCGAACAGGGAAAAGCCAATCTATGGGACAGCGGGAAAGTAGCGTCCAATGAATCGGTCCATATTATCTATGCAGGCGCGCAGCTTCAATCGTGCCAATCTTGTTATTGGAAGGTTCGCGTCTGGGATGACGAAGGGCAGGTATCGGAATGGAGTGAGACCGCTTTCTGGACCATGGGCTTACTGTCCAGGGGAGATTGGAAGGCGCGCTGGATTGGGCGAAAAGCGGAAACTGATGTTGAGATGCAGCCTTCACCGTACTTTCGCAAAAGCTTTCAAATTACAAAAGCTGTGAGACGCGCATATGTTTATTCTACGGCACTCGGCTTGTACGATCTCCGTCTTAACGGACAAAGAGTCGGAGCCCTATTTGCTCCGGGATGGACCGATTACGATAGGCGCGTTCAGGTGCAGGCGTATGATATTTCTGACAAATTGAAATCCGGCGAAAACGTGATCGGTGTCATTCTGGGAGATGGCTGGTATTCGGGGACGGTAGGCTTTCTCGGCAGCCGTGTGTATGGGGAACGACCTTTTATGCTGCTGCAGGCTCATATCGAATATGAAGATGGCACGAATGAGCTTGTGATTACGGATTCGTCATGGAAGACATCGAAAGGACCGATTCTTTATTCCGATTTAATTAAGGGAGAAGCGTACGACGCCATGTTGGAGCGGGCCGGCTGGGATCAGCCTGGATACACGGAAGACGAAGCGTGGGAGACGCCGGATGTTCGAGCGGGATATAACGGTATGCTCGTTGCCACACTGGAGCCCCCTGTCCGCATCGTGCAAACGCGCAAGCCCGTATCGATTCGCCGCACGGAGTCGGGCAGTTTCATTTATGATATGGGACAGAACATGGTAGGGTGGACGGAATTGAAGGTCCAAGGACCCAGAGGCACCAAAGTGACGGTCAGCCATGCCGAAATGCTCAATCCTGACGGCAGCCTGTATCTGGACAATCTGCGGGAAGCCGTGCAGCAGAATCATTATACGCTGAAGGGCGCCGGGGAAGAGAGGTACGAGCCGCATTTCACTTTCCACGGCTTCCGTTATGTGGAACTGATCGGTTATCCGGGAGAAGCGGATTTGGAATCCATTTTGGGCAAAGTAATCCATTCCGACATGCGGGAGACAGGAAGGCTGGAAACGAACGATACGATGGTGAACCAGCTGTATGCTAACATAACGTGGGGGCAGCGAGGCAATTTCCTCTCCGTACCGACAGACTGCCCGCAGCGAGACGAGCGGCTTGGTTGGACCGGCGATGCGCAAATTTTTGCCCGGACGGCCGCTTATAATATGGACGTATCGCGATTTTTTACGAAATATATGCAGGATGTGGCGGACAGTCAGCTGCCGTCAGGGGCGTTCACAGACGTGGCCCCAGATGCGGGTTGGATCCGTCACAAAATGTGGAACACGGAGTTGAATTGGTTCGCTCCCGATAACGCCGGTTGGGGGGATGCGGGCGTCATCATTCCATGGACATTGTACTTGATGTACGGTGATACCCGTATCCTAGAAACCCATTATGATTCGATGGTGCGTTGGGTGGAGTACCTTCAGGACAACAGCGACGGTTATGTTCGTCCGGACTATGCTAACTATGGCGACTGGCTGTCAATCGATGCGGATACGCCGAAAGAAGTGCTGGCTACCGCATACTTTGCCTATAGCACGAAGTTGTTAGCCCAGATTGCCGGGATTCTAGGACGCGAAAAGGATCAAAACCGCTTTGAAATGCTGTTTACATCAATTGCTCAAGCGTTTCGAAATGCGTTTGTAGACGGGGACGGACACATCCATGGAGGCACACAGACGGTCTATGTGCTTGCCCTGCAGTTCGGTTTGCTGAGTGATGAGCAGAAGAAACAGGCTGTCCAACATGTAACGGCGGATATCCGCCTGAGGAGGACACGGTTATCGACAGGTTTTCTTGGTGTAGGGTATTTGCTGCCGGCTCTATCCGATCATGATCAATTGGAAGTCGCCTATTCCCTGCTTACACAAGAAGAATTTCCTTCCTGGATGTATTCGATCAAGCATGGGGCAACTACAATTTGGGAGCGTTGGGACGGATGGACCGAACATAAAGGGTTCCAAACGCCCTCTATGAATTCGTTTAACCACTACTCGTTAGGCTCCGTCGGTGAATGGATGTTCCGGTTTATGGCCGGTATTGAGGCGGATCCCGTTGCGCCTGGCTTCAAGAACACAATCATCCGGCCCCGAGCGGGCGGGCGTCTAAATAGCGTTCAAGCATCCTACGACTCCTTATACGGACGTGTAGAAGTGTCATGGTCATTATCCGGCCAGGCAACGTTTCGACTAGAGGTGACGATTCCGGCGAATACGTCGGCAATCGTCTATGTTCCGGGGCGTGTGCTCGCTATTGACGGCGTAAAATCCACAGATGTCTATGGTGACATCACCCTTGAAGGCTGTGTCCCTTTGCCGGATCAAAGAACAGGAGAGAGCAGCTACCAACTCGGCTCTGGCCGATACACGTTCGAAAGTACGCTTACTGCGTTGGGGGCTTCTGTATGA
- a CDS encoding ArsA family ATPase, which translates to MRIIFYTGKGGVGKTSIAAATAVNLAGQNKRTLILSTDAAHSLADSLNVPIGPDPVLISPNLWAQEVSSLRETENNWGAVQGWLTKLLDKAQLKDVTTEEMLVFPGMEELFNLLQIRKHALSGQYDVLVVDCAPTGETLRLLSYPNVLNWWLEKIFPHERRLIKLVRPVARVVNKLELPSDDVLDSIETFVRSLEDLQRIVLDPEKASVRLVLNPEKMVLSEAKRAFTYLNLFGFNTDAVIVNRVLPDEAGEGFFAHWMELQRKYEDEIRMNFQPLPILKAPMLQEEVIGPSVLSKLAHLIFADRDPSDIFYRGRTELIREEKGEMLLELTIPFVDKADLDLTQTGDELTIAAGAYKRKVILPRPLLGRQIIGAKFADERLIIRFSTRDSAAQGKE; encoded by the coding sequence ATGAGGATTATTTTCTATACAGGCAAAGGCGGGGTAGGTAAGACCAGCATTGCCGCTGCGACAGCGGTGAATCTGGCCGGTCAAAATAAACGGACGCTCATTCTCAGTACTGACGCAGCGCACAGCCTAGCGGATTCTCTAAATGTGCCGATCGGTCCGGATCCGGTGTTAATCAGCCCAAATTTATGGGCGCAGGAAGTAAGCAGCCTCCGAGAAACGGAAAACAATTGGGGCGCCGTCCAAGGCTGGCTGACCAAACTTCTGGATAAAGCACAGCTGAAGGATGTAACGACTGAAGAAATGTTAGTTTTCCCCGGCATGGAGGAATTGTTCAACCTGCTGCAAATCCGGAAACACGCACTAAGCGGCCAGTACGACGTACTTGTCGTGGATTGCGCTCCAACCGGTGAGACGCTGCGTCTGCTCAGCTATCCCAATGTTCTGAATTGGTGGCTGGAGAAAATATTCCCGCACGAGCGCAGGTTAATCAAACTCGTACGTCCGGTAGCCAGAGTCGTCAATAAGCTTGAACTTCCGTCAGATGACGTATTGGACAGCATTGAGACTTTTGTACGCAGCCTGGAAGATCTGCAGCGAATTGTGCTTGATCCAGAGAAAGCTTCAGTGAGACTCGTATTGAACCCAGAGAAAATGGTGCTGTCCGAAGCAAAACGCGCTTTCACCTATTTAAATTTATTCGGCTTCAACACCGATGCCGTGATCGTCAACCGGGTGCTGCCCGACGAAGCGGGAGAAGGATTCTTCGCTCATTGGATGGAGCTACAGAGGAAATATGAGGACGAAATCAGAATGAACTTCCAACCGCTCCCCATCTTAAAAGCCCCAATGCTGCAAGAGGAGGTGATCGGGCCGTCTGTCCTCTCCAAACTCGCTCACCTTATCTTCGCGGACCGCGATCCTTCGGACATCTTCTATCGTGGAAGAACAGAACTGATTCGAGAGGAAAAAGGGGAAATGCTTCTCGAGTTGACGATCCCTTTTGTCGACAAGGCGGACCTGGATTTGACCCAAACCGGAGATGAATTGACGATTGCCGCAGGCGCGTATAAACGCAAAGTGATTTTGCCTAGGCCGCTGCTAGGCCGTCAAATCATTGGTGCTAAATTTGCAGATGAACGGCTGATCATCCGCTTCAGCACCAGGGATTCAGCCGCACAAGGAAAGGAGTGA
- a CDS encoding S-layer homology domain-containing protein, with protein MISLRRWTTLLLAVLICFGVMISSAFASPLTVSASFDVNTGKVTILGTLGTEQGSHVTVQVIDPNNQLNYLDQTSTGANGSYQFSYLLKKRINGTYFVNVDGQLADQAAGTTFAVRITSSDGNGNNHGDDDESSQPDDSHAAGPSTPPASTSAPSSDASEVKLNPDVVVDQSNGNVTAKLDEDDVAQAIAAGGNHFIVDIQEVEGAKQYHLDSPASIFSAASNQKLTMVTKFGSISIPSQMLSDVDLKSAKVVGLTMAKAVTGKLSDDVNHRIANRPVMELSVTVDGKTVAVHSPNAMAEITVPYQPSAEELKDPEHIVVWNLDDSRDVQPVPSGKYDVKTGTVTFKTTSFGMFAVAFVKKSFSDLDSAQWAKGPIEVMASKGVISGISATIFNPNANITRADFMILLTRAFQFNANVTTSFKDVRPTDYYYEAVGIAKQLGLAEGQGDGLFNPTQEISRQDMMVLLSRAMRKAGLWAGQGTASDLEVFADKSNVAAYAVNDVAALIKGGIVEGSAGKLNPTDHATRAEAAVLLYRMYNN; from the coding sequence TTGATAAGCTTGCGAAGATGGACGACTCTGCTGCTAGCTGTTCTAATTTGTTTCGGCGTAATGATTTCATCGGCATTTGCTTCTCCGCTTACCGTCAGCGCCTCATTTGATGTGAATACCGGGAAAGTCACGATTCTGGGAACGTTAGGGACGGAGCAAGGCTCTCATGTAACCGTGCAAGTCATTGATCCGAACAATCAATTGAATTATTTGGATCAAACTTCGACTGGGGCTAACGGTTCCTACCAGTTCAGTTACCTGTTAAAGAAAAGAATCAATGGAACTTATTTTGTCAACGTCGACGGACAACTTGCAGATCAAGCGGCTGGAACAACTTTTGCTGTGAGAATAACGAGCAGTGACGGAAATGGTAATAATCATGGGGATGATGATGAATCTTCCCAACCTGACGATTCACATGCTGCCGGCCCCTCAACTCCTCCTGCTTCTACTTCAGCGCCAAGTTCAGACGCGTCTGAAGTAAAGCTGAATCCCGACGTTGTAGTGGATCAAAGCAACGGAAATGTTACAGCGAAGCTTGATGAAGATGACGTGGCCCAAGCCATTGCTGCCGGAGGGAACCATTTCATCGTTGACATTCAAGAAGTGGAGGGAGCCAAACAATACCATCTGGATTCACCGGCCAGCATATTCTCAGCCGCATCTAATCAGAAATTGACGATGGTTACAAAGTTTGGATCCATTTCGATTCCTAGCCAAATGCTAAGTGATGTCGACTTAAAGAGCGCTAAAGTTGTTGGTCTAACTATGGCTAAAGCTGTCACTGGGAAACTGTCTGACGATGTGAACCATAGGATAGCAAATAGGCCGGTTATGGAGCTCTCCGTCACGGTTGACGGGAAAACGGTCGCCGTCCATAGTCCGAATGCCATGGCTGAAATAACTGTTCCCTATCAACCCTCTGCAGAGGAATTGAAGGATCCTGAACATATTGTGGTATGGAACTTGGATGATTCTAGGGATGTTCAACCGGTCCCAAGCGGGAAATATGACGTTAAAACGGGAACAGTGACTTTTAAAACTACATCTTTCGGCATGTTTGCTGTTGCTTTTGTGAAGAAGAGTTTCTCAGATCTAGATTCCGCCCAGTGGGCTAAAGGGCCGATTGAAGTGATGGCGTCTAAGGGAGTTATTTCTGGCATTTCAGCTACTATATTTAATCCGAATGCCAATATCACTCGAGCTGACTTCATGATTTTATTGACAAGAGCTTTCCAATTTAATGCTAATGTTACAACCAGCTTCAAGGATGTCCGTCCTACAGATTACTACTATGAAGCCGTTGGAATCGCCAAACAGCTTGGATTAGCGGAAGGTCAAGGAGACGGCTTATTTAACCCTACCCAAGAAATTTCCAGACAGGACATGATGGTGCTGCTTTCAAGAGCAATGAGAAAAGCAGGCTTATGGGCCGGACAGGGAACGGCAAGCGATCTTGAAGTGTTTGCCGACAAGTCGAATGTTGCCGCCTATGCGGTGAACGATGTTGCTGCATTAATTAAAGGCGGTATCGTTGAGGGCAGCGCAGGTAAGCTGAATCCCACCGATCACGCAACAAGAGCTGAAGCGGCTGTGCTGCTTTATAGAATGTACAACAACTAG